In Microvenator marinus, one genomic interval encodes:
- a CDS encoding ATP-binding protein, with amino-acid sequence MRKISDIQRPSAEIRFADELAILKDWDQNRAKPEGWKLSPQAVVRFVLGDDQLGVQEKFVGTRRFIERCIVSLATQRGLMLIGEPGTAKSYLSELLAAAVSSDSTLTIQGSAGTTEDDIKYSWNYALLMSEGPTERALVPSPLYTGMQRGGIVRFEEITRCPLEIQDTLLSVMSDRVLMVPEFKSDERLVFARPGFNVIATANTRDRGVNEMSVALKRRFNFETVHPISDISLEMELVQRETNALFEEAGVPLRLDERLTEALVVTFHEIRSGKSMSGKAVESVSTVMSTAEAVSVAFASGLHAYYFGQTQIGLDQIVDNLVGSAIKENPEDIKRLKAYFDHVVAERKRGVWTEFYEAAKGHHDLGRGPHSPK; translated from the coding sequence ATGAGGAAAATTTCGGACATCCAGAGACCTAGCGCCGAAATTCGATTCGCCGACGAACTGGCAATCCTCAAAGATTGGGACCAAAACCGAGCCAAACCCGAGGGGTGGAAACTCTCTCCACAGGCCGTGGTGCGCTTTGTGCTCGGTGACGACCAGCTCGGCGTGCAGGAGAAATTTGTCGGCACGAGGAGGTTCATCGAGCGATGTATCGTCTCGCTAGCCACCCAACGCGGTCTGATGCTGATCGGCGAGCCTGGCACAGCCAAGAGCTATTTGAGTGAACTCCTTGCGGCAGCCGTTTCGAGCGACTCAACCCTGACCATTCAAGGGAGCGCAGGAACCACCGAAGACGATATCAAGTACTCGTGGAATTACGCGCTCTTGATGAGCGAAGGCCCAACCGAGCGCGCGCTCGTGCCCTCCCCGCTCTACACCGGCATGCAACGGGGTGGGATCGTCCGCTTCGAAGAGATCACGCGATGCCCTCTTGAGATCCAAGACACCCTGCTCTCGGTCATGAGCGACCGCGTGCTTATGGTTCCGGAGTTCAAAAGCGATGAGCGCCTCGTGTTTGCACGGCCCGGCTTCAATGTCATCGCGACCGCAAATACTCGAGACCGCGGCGTGAACGAAATGTCCGTGGCTTTGAAGCGGCGCTTCAACTTCGAGACCGTTCATCCGATCTCGGATATCTCGCTCGAGATGGAGTTGGTTCAGAGAGAAACCAACGCGCTCTTCGAAGAAGCCGGCGTGCCGCTTCGGCTTGATGAGCGCCTTACCGAAGCGCTCGTCGTCACATTCCACGAGATCAGAAGCGGCAAGTCCATGAGCGGCAAAGCCGTAGAGTCGGTCTCAACGGTGATGAGTACAGCCGAGGCCGTCTCGGTGGCCTTCGCTTCCGGATTACACGCGTACTATTTTGGTCAGACTCAGATCGGCCTCGACCAGATCGTGGACAACCTTGTGGGCTCGGCCATCAAGGAAAACCCCGAAGATATCAAGCGACTCAAAGCCTACTTCGACCATGTTGTCGCGGAACGAAAGCGCGGCGTCTGGACCGAATTCTACGAAGCAGCAAAGGGCCACCATGACCTTGGACGTGGACCACATTCTCCAAAATAG